The Acipenser ruthenus chromosome 27, fAciRut3.2 maternal haplotype, whole genome shotgun sequence genome includes a window with the following:
- the LOC117432223 gene encoding claudin-16-like isoform X2, with amino-acid sequence MIVVLQFMAFCLSLVSTLFLIVATWTDCWMVNADDSLEVSQKCRGLWWECVTNTQDGIRTCDQYDTILAEHPLKIVLTRALMITADILASFALIILMLGLDCVRFLKEEPHIKLRMCYMAGFIFGVGGIPGMIGSVWYAVDVYVERATLVLKNVFLGIHYEFGWSCWLAMAGSTGCFLASIVLTCCLYIFRDARSSRYNRSIYHYGRTAAGKIYAMDSRV; translated from the exons ATGATCGTGGTTCTTCAGTTCATGGCGTTTTGCCTGTCTCTGGTCTCCACGCTGTTCCTCATCGTGGCCACATGGACAGACTGCTGGATGGTCAATGCAGATGACAGTTTGGAG GTCAGTCAGAAGTGCAGAGGGCTGTGGTGGGAGTGCGTCACCAACACTCAGGATGGCATCCGGACTTGTGACCAGTATGACACGATATTAGCAGAACATCCTT TGAAGATTGTGCTGACCCGTGCGCTGATGATCACAGCAGACATCCTGGCCAGCTTCGCACTCATCATCTTGATGCTGGGTCTGGACTGTGTGCGCTTCCTGAAGGAAGAGCCCCACATTAAACTGAGGATGTGCTACATGGCGGGCTTCATTTTCGGGGTAGGAG GGATCCCTGGGATGATTGGCTCGGTGTGGTATGCTGTGGATGTGTATGTGGAGAGAGCCACTCTTGTTTTAAAGAACGTCTTCTTAGGGATCCACTATGAATTTGGCTGGTCCTGCTGGCTTGCGATGGCTGGATCAACTGGCTGTTTTCTAGCTTCTATTGTACTAACCTGCTGCCTTTATATTTTTAGAG aTGCCAGATCTTCACGATATAACAGGTCCATATATCATTACGGAAGGACAGCAGCTGGAAAGATATATGCAATGGATTCACGAGTGTAG
- the LOC117432223 gene encoding claudin-16-like isoform X1 has protein sequence MSPACSKWSPPELRMIVVLQFMAFCLSLVSTLFLIVATWTDCWMVNADDSLEVSQKCRGLWWECVTNTQDGIRTCDQYDTILAEHPLKIVLTRALMITADILASFALIILMLGLDCVRFLKEEPHIKLRMCYMAGFIFGVGGIPGMIGSVWYAVDVYVERATLVLKNVFLGIHYEFGWSCWLAMAGSTGCFLASIVLTCCLYIFRDARSSRYNRSIYHYGRTAAGKIYAMDSRV, from the exons ATGAGTCCTGCTTGCTCAAAGTGGAG TCCTCCAGAGTTGAGAATGATCGTGGTTCTTCAGTTCATGGCGTTTTGCCTGTCTCTGGTCTCCACGCTGTTCCTCATCGTGGCCACATGGACAGACTGCTGGATGGTCAATGCAGATGACAGTTTGGAG GTCAGTCAGAAGTGCAGAGGGCTGTGGTGGGAGTGCGTCACCAACACTCAGGATGGCATCCGGACTTGTGACCAGTATGACACGATATTAGCAGAACATCCTT TGAAGATTGTGCTGACCCGTGCGCTGATGATCACAGCAGACATCCTGGCCAGCTTCGCACTCATCATCTTGATGCTGGGTCTGGACTGTGTGCGCTTCCTGAAGGAAGAGCCCCACATTAAACTGAGGATGTGCTACATGGCGGGCTTCATTTTCGGGGTAGGAG GGATCCCTGGGATGATTGGCTCGGTGTGGTATGCTGTGGATGTGTATGTGGAGAGAGCCACTCTTGTTTTAAAGAACGTCTTCTTAGGGATCCACTATGAATTTGGCTGGTCCTGCTGGCTTGCGATGGCTGGATCAACTGGCTGTTTTCTAGCTTCTATTGTACTAACCTGCTGCCTTTATATTTTTAGAG aTGCCAGATCTTCACGATATAACAGGTCCATATATCATTACGGAAGGACAGCAGCTGGAAAGATATATGCAATGGATTCACGAGTGTAG